A single window of Streptomyces globosus DNA harbors:
- a CDS encoding SDR family NAD(P)-dependent oxidoreductase, translating into MNLLDGLTCTVVVRGTDPVLRDHRVHGTRILPGVSFLDMIYRILRARGVDTSRVELRRVLFRNPVAAGPDFDTELRLQFSADAEGHRVLVTGTRRPTGETEPVLDCRLHLDVPFPAEAVDLSALRAGLPRTADMADLYALVRRTGIEHGAFMRARGTLHVGERELLADLALGPEAAAYAEYFHLHPAALDSSTLLPTQFAAAGADEGARPYIPMLIDSFRARGPLGSRTLVHATPPRATGPDGDLTTCDLRFLDADGAVRLWLRGLTSKRVREEDAITRLDGAPRAAEPAATAEAGAAPDQRTAASLVHGLLAERLGRTAFDEEAGFYELGLDSTALLGIAADLERAYGTDFSPTLLFEHSTFEDLVAYLGAYELPADGARRAVGAPQEQTAAGDAGEEAPSEVVWFEPRWRDAPLPPVQDPAPAPVLTVDSRTGRDAEALLTGHEAADVLWIPADPHDVEGEAVALTGFAAALLRTRRGPARIVCQVPPGAEVSAVSALLHTLHREQPGVRAAVVCSPERADALAELAAGVPDTEVRYEAGRRQVREVLPVPAPDRPAALRDRGVYLITGGLGGVGLSLARHLARTVRARLVLCGRTAGDSTRTAALSAELTALGAEVQVVGADVSRAEDVHRAVGLALSRYGALHGVVHAAGVLRDGLIAGKSAADVRAVLAPKVTGARLLYEATRDLGLDFLVLCSSTAGAWGNRGQADYACANAFLDRFAEGRPGVVSIGWPGWSDGGMPLDDRALRLMGLRGMDTPTAVDIMLRAVGSGRPHLVALVGSASEITERFTPAAAAPAVPAPAPADSEEAAPAPHPPAVGARARARAGDADDAIAVVGISGRYPGARTLDAFWENLKAGRDGITEVPADRWDHRTIHSDAKGVPGRSYGRWGGFVDGIDEFDAAFFHISPNEAAVLDPQERLFLQEAWHAFEEAGHAPSAWRGRSVGVFAGVMYNQYQLHGVGGEPGLVPSSFSASIANRVSYFLDLKGPSIALDTMCSSSLTALHLAVEAIRGGACEAALAGGVNLHVHPNKYLLLSQSSFLSTDGRCRAFGEGGDGYVPGEGVGVVLLRPLRDALRDGDHVHAVIRGTALNHGGRTGGFSVPDPASQAALVRDSLTAAGVDPADLGYLEAHGTGTSLGDPIEITALERAFDALGAGRGPWPIGSVKSNIGHLESAAGIAALTKVVLQMRHRTLAPSLHAERLNPAVDWEGSRFRVQRTPAPWNPPAGAPLTAAISSFGAGGANAHVVLAEHPAVPGPQATEEDRPRLFVLSAKDAARLDETAARMLAHLDRAGRGADPEVVERIVAEAVGLRADPGEPFAELGLDYPRLTALARRVEEEFGVRLHIDAGTTPAELAGRLAGTGTGTDPAALAFTLWSGRDHLDERLAVVATTAAEFADALRTGKGCHRGRRRRGAAPVHGGDLHELARAWVDGAEISLPAPGRPRRLSLPGYPFARDRHWVATARTPSAPLPGTTEEVELPDGHVFGERITTTRQPWLADHTVDGAVLVPGTYFVDLALRAGARLHCPRIAELVTHTPLATTEADLRLVADLPGPDGTRAFTIHARTGDGGWTSHVTGVLAPSPEEPPASAAVPADAEEIDVTGLYRTLTGYGPAFRGLHGARRTADAVFADVAVPGEAAGGAPGAHALHPVLLDAALHTVALTSALDGDTPYLPFAWSGVRVHAPAATAARVRLVHHRPDTVGLLLTDQAGAPVASVDSVVLRRADAPDEPLHHVEWLPVEAPEPSPGARYAVVGPDPEGIGTALEASGAVLVRAADLDALTDVPPVVVLPVPASPAGPAEAAQAARALAAEVLDRLRQWLAGRRFASARLVLVTTAPGPATAAAWGLVRSAQSEHPGRFGLVDAEDLAPLHRALGSDEPHIRLRDGQVLGARLVRVPAAAPAPAPRAEGTVLVTGASGALAGPVVRHLVERHGVRDLLLVSRSGAVPAALDGLDARVESAACDVADRAALRTLLAGRRVTMAVHAAGVLDDGVVTALDADRLERVLRPKTEGAAHLAELLPEAQLVLFSSVAGVLGGPGQGNYAAANAFLDALARQHAAAGRRAVSVAWGPWALDEGMAADRDRMARGGIEPLPTGAALALLDAALAGPHPAVTALRLARGPATAVPHVLRSLVHTPAAAPAADPGLAGLGPDERRARLSALVRGQAAAVLGYADAGLIESDRSFQELGFDSLSSIEFRNRLGAALGMTLEATLVFDHPTPADLVAHLDERFAGASEAADLPTLFAAFDRLAAALTEAAADDVSRDRTAERVRGLLEQLTPRTATESVTAFASATDDEVFALIDAELGSPLPGLEERSR; encoded by the coding sequence CCGCGGGCCGCTCGGGAGCCGCACCCTGGTGCACGCAACCCCGCCCCGTGCCACCGGACCGGACGGCGATCTGACCACCTGTGACCTGCGCTTCCTCGACGCCGACGGAGCCGTCCGGCTGTGGCTGCGCGGCCTCACCTCCAAGCGGGTCCGGGAGGAGGACGCCATCACCCGGCTCGACGGCGCCCCGCGCGCGGCGGAGCCCGCCGCGACAGCAGAGGCCGGAGCGGCCCCCGATCAGCGGACCGCGGCGAGCCTGGTGCACGGCCTGCTCGCCGAACGGCTCGGCCGTACCGCGTTCGACGAGGAGGCGGGCTTCTACGAGCTGGGCCTGGACTCGACGGCGCTGCTGGGCATCGCCGCCGATCTGGAACGCGCGTACGGCACCGACTTCTCGCCCACTCTGCTGTTCGAGCACAGCACCTTCGAGGACCTCGTCGCCTACCTCGGTGCGTACGAGTTGCCGGCGGACGGGGCCCGCCGGGCAGTCGGCGCGCCGCAGGAGCAGACGGCAGCCGGGGACGCAGGCGAGGAGGCGCCCTCCGAGGTGGTCTGGTTCGAGCCCCGCTGGCGTGACGCGCCCCTGCCGCCGGTGCAGGACCCGGCGCCGGCCCCGGTCCTGACCGTCGACTCGCGGACCGGGCGCGACGCGGAGGCACTGCTCACCGGGCACGAGGCCGCGGACGTGCTCTGGATCCCCGCCGATCCGCACGACGTCGAAGGCGAGGCCGTCGCCCTGACCGGCTTCGCGGCTGCCCTCCTGCGCACCCGGCGCGGCCCCGCGCGGATCGTCTGCCAGGTCCCCCCGGGCGCGGAGGTCTCCGCGGTCTCGGCTCTGCTGCACACCCTCCACCGCGAGCAGCCCGGCGTGCGCGCCGCGGTGGTGTGCTCGCCGGAGCGCGCCGACGCCCTGGCCGAACTCGCCGCGGGCGTACCGGACACGGAGGTGCGCTACGAGGCGGGCAGGCGCCAGGTGCGCGAGGTCCTCCCCGTGCCGGCCCCGGACCGGCCGGCGGCACTGCGCGACCGGGGCGTGTACCTGATCACGGGCGGCCTCGGCGGAGTGGGCCTGTCCCTCGCCCGGCACCTGGCGCGGACCGTTCGCGCCCGGCTCGTGCTCTGCGGACGGACGGCCGGGGACAGCACGCGGACCGCCGCGCTGAGCGCCGAACTGACCGCCCTCGGCGCCGAGGTGCAGGTGGTCGGAGCGGACGTCTCCCGTGCCGAGGACGTCCACCGCGCGGTCGGCCTCGCGCTTTCCCGGTACGGCGCGCTGCACGGGGTGGTGCACGCCGCAGGCGTGCTGCGCGACGGGCTGATTGCGGGCAAGAGCGCCGCGGACGTCCGTGCCGTCCTGGCGCCCAAGGTCACCGGCGCCCGCCTGCTGTACGAGGCCACCCGGGACCTGGGCCTGGACTTCCTCGTGCTGTGCTCGTCCACGGCCGGTGCCTGGGGGAACCGCGGCCAGGCCGACTACGCCTGCGCCAACGCCTTCCTCGACCGGTTCGCCGAGGGCAGGCCGGGGGTCGTGTCGATCGGATGGCCCGGCTGGTCGGACGGCGGCATGCCGCTCGACGACCGTGCGCTGCGCCTGATGGGGCTGCGCGGCATGGACACCCCGACCGCGGTGGACATCATGCTGCGGGCCGTCGGCAGCGGCCGGCCGCACCTGGTGGCGCTCGTCGGCTCGGCGTCCGAGATCACCGAACGGTTCACCCCCGCCGCCGCGGCCCCCGCGGTCCCGGCCCCTGCCCCGGCCGATTCGGAGGAGGCGGCCCCCGCGCCCCACCCGCCGGCCGTCGGCGCCCGCGCCCGTGCCCGCGCCGGCGACGCGGACGACGCGATCGCCGTCGTGGGCATCAGCGGACGCTACCCGGGCGCCCGCACCCTCGACGCGTTCTGGGAGAACCTCAAGGCCGGCCGGGACGGCATCACAGAGGTGCCCGCCGACCGCTGGGACCACCGTACGATCCACAGCGACGCCAAGGGCGTGCCAGGGCGCTCGTACGGCCGCTGGGGCGGATTCGTCGACGGCATCGACGAGTTCGACGCCGCCTTCTTCCACATCTCACCCAACGAGGCCGCCGTCCTCGACCCCCAGGAGCGGCTGTTCCTCCAGGAGGCCTGGCACGCCTTCGAGGAGGCGGGACACGCCCCCTCCGCCTGGCGGGGCCGTTCCGTGGGCGTGTTCGCCGGAGTGATGTACAACCAGTACCAACTGCACGGCGTCGGCGGCGAACCGGGGCTCGTGCCCTCGTCGTTCAGCGCCTCCATCGCCAACCGCGTCTCCTACTTCCTCGACCTCAAGGGGCCGAGCATCGCGCTCGACACCATGTGCTCATCCTCGCTGACGGCGCTCCACCTGGCCGTCGAGGCGATCCGGGGGGGCGCGTGCGAGGCCGCCCTCGCGGGCGGCGTCAACCTGCACGTCCACCCCAACAAATACCTGCTGCTGAGCCAGTCGTCCTTCCTGTCCACCGACGGCCGCTGCCGGGCCTTCGGCGAGGGCGGCGACGGCTACGTGCCCGGCGAGGGCGTCGGCGTGGTGCTGCTGCGGCCGCTGCGCGACGCCCTGCGCGACGGGGACCACGTACACGCCGTCATCCGGGGGACGGCACTCAACCACGGCGGCCGCACCGGCGGGTTCTCCGTGCCCGACCCGGCCTCCCAGGCCGCTCTCGTCCGCGACTCGCTCACGGCGGCGGGGGTGGACCCCGCCGACCTCGGCTACCTGGAGGCCCACGGCACCGGCACCAGCCTCGGCGACCCGATCGAGATCACCGCCCTGGAGCGGGCCTTCGACGCCCTCGGCGCCGGCCGGGGGCCCTGGCCCATCGGCTCCGTGAAGTCCAACATCGGCCACCTGGAGTCGGCGGCCGGCATCGCCGCCCTCACCAAGGTCGTCCTCCAGATGCGCCACCGCACCCTGGCACCCTCGCTCCACGCCGAACGGCTCAACCCGGCCGTGGACTGGGAGGGCTCGCGGTTCCGCGTGCAGCGCACCCCGGCACCCTGGAACCCGCCTGCGGGGGCTCCGCTCACCGCGGCGATCAGCTCCTTCGGCGCGGGCGGCGCCAACGCCCACGTGGTGCTGGCCGAGCACCCGGCCGTGCCGGGCCCGCAGGCGACGGAGGAGGACCGCCCCCGGCTCTTCGTGCTGTCGGCGAAGGACGCCGCCCGGCTCGACGAGACCGCGGCGCGGATGCTGGCCCACCTCGACCGCGCCGGCCGGGGCGCGGACCCCGAAGTCGTGGAGCGGATCGTCGCCGAGGCCGTCGGCCTGCGGGCCGATCCCGGTGAGCCGTTCGCGGAACTCGGCCTCGACTACCCGCGCCTGACCGCACTGGCCCGCCGCGTCGAGGAGGAGTTCGGCGTCCGGCTCCACATCGACGCGGGGACGACGCCGGCCGAGCTGGCTGGCCGCCTCGCCGGCACCGGCACCGGCACGGACCCGGCGGCACTCGCCTTCACGCTCTGGTCCGGACGCGACCACCTCGACGAGCGGCTCGCCGTCGTCGCGACCACCGCGGCGGAGTTCGCCGACGCACTCCGCACCGGCAAGGGATGCCACCGAGGACGCAGGCGCCGCGGGGCCGCACCGGTCCACGGCGGCGACCTGCACGAGCTGGCCCGGGCCTGGGTCGACGGCGCCGAGATCAGCCTGCCCGCGCCCGGCCGACCCCGGCGGCTCTCGCTGCCCGGCTACCCCTTCGCCCGCGACCGCCACTGGGTCGCCACCGCCCGGACCCCGTCCGCGCCCCTTCCGGGCACGACCGAAGAGGTCGAGCTGCCGGACGGGCACGTCTTCGGCGAGCGGATCACCACGACGCGGCAGCCCTGGCTGGCCGACCACACCGTCGACGGTGCCGTCCTGGTCCCGGGGACGTACTTCGTCGACCTCGCCCTCCGGGCGGGAGCCCGGCTCCACTGCCCGCGGATCGCCGAACTCGTCACCCACACACCGCTGGCGACCACCGAGGCCGACCTGCGCCTCGTCGCGGACCTCCCTGGGCCCGACGGTACGCGCGCCTTCACCATCCACGCCCGCACCGGGGACGGCGGCTGGACGAGCCACGTCACCGGTGTCCTCGCCCCCTCGCCCGAGGAGCCCCCGGCGTCCGCGGCCGTGCCCGCGGACGCCGAGGAGATCGACGTCACCGGCCTCTACCGGACGCTCACGGGGTACGGGCCCGCCTTCCGCGGCCTGCACGGCGCCCGCCGCACCGCCGACGCCGTCTTCGCGGACGTTGCCGTACCCGGCGAAGCCGCCGGCGGGGCGCCCGGGGCGCACGCGCTGCACCCCGTACTCCTCGACGCGGCCCTGCACACCGTGGCCCTCACCTCGGCCCTCGACGGGGACACCCCCTACCTGCCGTTCGCCTGGTCAGGCGTGCGCGTCCACGCCCCGGCGGCGACAGCCGCCCGGGTACGGCTGGTCCACCACCGGCCCGACACGGTCGGCCTCCTCCTCACGGACCAGGCGGGCGCGCCCGTGGCCTCCGTCGACTCGGTGGTGCTGCGCCGGGCTGATGCTCCCGACGAGCCGCTCCACCACGTGGAGTGGCTGCCCGTGGAAGCCCCCGAGCCGTCACCGGGCGCGCGGTACGCGGTCGTCGGCCCGGACCCCGAGGGCATCGGCACCGCCCTGGAGGCCTCCGGGGCGGTGCTGGTACGAGCCGCCGACCTGGACGCCCTGACGGACGTGCCGCCGGTGGTGGTGCTGCCGGTCCCGGCATCACCGGCCGGTCCCGCCGAGGCCGCCCAAGCCGCCCGCGCCCTCGCCGCCGAGGTTCTGGACCGGCTCCGGCAGTGGCTCGCCGGGCGCCGGTTCGCGTCCGCGCGGCTGGTCCTCGTCACCACGGCCCCCGGCCCGGCCACGGCCGCGGCCTGGGGACTGGTGCGCTCCGCCCAGTCCGAACACCCGGGCCGCTTCGGCCTCGTGGACGCCGAGGACCTGGCGCCGCTGCACCGCGCGCTCGGCTCCGACGAACCGCACATCCGCCTGCGCGACGGCCAGGTGCTCGGGGCCCGGCTGGTCCGCGTACCGGCCGCGGCGCCGGCCCCTGCACCCCGCGCGGAGGGAACCGTCCTGGTGACCGGCGCGAGTGGCGCCCTGGCCGGACCGGTGGTCCGCCACCTCGTCGAGCGGCACGGCGTGCGCGACCTCCTGCTGGTCAGCCGCAGCGGCGCGGTACCCGCCGCACTGGACGGGCTGGACGCCCGGGTCGAGAGTGCCGCCTGCGACGTCGCCGACCGCGCCGCCCTGCGGACCCTGCTGGCCGGCCGCCGGGTGACCATGGCCGTCCACGCCGCGGGAGTCCTGGACGACGGGGTGGTCACCGCCCTGGACGCGGACCGCCTGGAGCGGGTGCTGCGGCCCAAGACGGAAGGCGCCGCCCACCTCGCCGAGCTGCTTCCCGAGGCGCAGCTGGTGCTGTTCTCCTCCGTGGCGGGCGTACTGGGCGGCCCGGGACAGGGCAACTACGCCGCCGCCAACGCCTTCCTCGACGCCCTCGCCCGGCAGCACGCCGCAGCAGGCCGCCGGGCCGTGTCCGTGGCCTGGGGGCCGTGGGCGCTCGACGAGGGCATGGCCGCCGACCGGGACCGGATGGCCCGCGGCGGCATCGAACCGCTTCCCACCGGGGCGGCCCTCGCCCTGCTCGACGCAGCCCTGGCCGGACCGCACCCCGCGGTCACCGCCCTGCGACTCGCCCGCGGTCCGGCCACCGCCGTACCGCACGTGCTGCGCAGCCTCGTGCACACCCCCGCGGCGGCCCCCGCCGCGGACCCCGGCCTGGCCGGCCTCGGCCCCGACGAGCGGCGCGCCCGGTTGTCGGCGCTGGTCCGCGGCCAGGCCGCGGCCGTCCTCGGCTACGCGGACGCCGGCCTGATCGAGTCCGACCGGTCCTTCCAGGAACTCGGCTTCGACTCGCTGAGCTCCATCGAGTTCCGCAACAGGCTGGGCGCGGCCCTCGGCATGACCCTGGAGGCCACGCTCGTCTTCGACCACCCCACCCCGGCCGACCTGGTCGCCCACCTCGACGAGCGGTTCGCCGGCGCGTCCGAGGCGGCCGACCTGCCGACCCTGTTCGCGGCCTTCGACCGCCTGGCCGCCGCCCTCACGGAGGCGGCCGCGGACGACGTGTCCCGCGACCGCACCGCGGAACGCGTCCGCGGCCTGCTCGAACAGCTGACACCCCGCACCGCGACGGAATCCGTCACCGCGTTCGCCTCGGCGACCGACGACGAAGTCTTCGCACTGATCGACGCCGAGCTCGGCAGCCCGCTGCCGGGACTGGAGGAACGCTCCCGATGA